One genomic segment of Pongo abelii isolate AG06213 chromosome 13, NHGRI_mPonAbe1-v2.0_pri, whole genome shotgun sequence includes these proteins:
- the IFNA6 gene encoding interferon alpha-6 produces the protein MALPFALLMALVVLSCKSSCSLGCDLPQTHSLGHRRTMMLLAQMRRISLFSCLKDRDDFRFPQEEFDGNQFQKAEAISVLHEVIQQTFNLFSTKDSSAAWDERLLDKLYTELYQQLNDLEACVMQEVLVGETPLKNEDFILAVRKYFQRITLYLTEKKYSPCAWEVVRTEIMRSFSSSRNLQERLRMKE, from the coding sequence ATGGCTTTGCCTTTTGCTTTACTGATGGCCCTGGTGGTGCTCAGCTGCAAGTCAAGCTGCTCTCTGGGCTGTGATCTGCCTCAGACCCACAGCCTGGGTCACAGGAGGACCATGATGCTCCTGGCACAAATGAGAAgaatctctcttttctcctgtcTGAAGGACAGAGACGACTTCAGATTTCCCCAGGAGGAGTTTGATGGCAACCAGTTCCAGAAGGCTGAAGCCATCTCTGTCCTCCATGAGGTGATCCAGCAGACCTTCAACCTCTTCAGCACAAAGGACTCATCTGCTGCTTGGGATGAGAGGCTTCTAGACAAACTCTACACTGAACTTTACCAGCAGCTGAATGACCTGGAAGCTTGTGTGATGCAGGAGGTGTTGGTGGGAGAGACTCCCCTGAAGAATGAGGACTTCATCCTGGCTGTGAGAAAATACTTCCAAAGAATCACTCTCTACCTGACAGAGAAGAAGTACAGCCCTTGTGCATGGGAGGTTGTCAGAACAGAAATCATGAGATCCTTCTCTTCATCAAGAAACTTGCAAGAAAGATTAAGGATGAAGGAATAA